In one Epinephelus moara isolate mb chromosome 6, YSFRI_EMoa_1.0, whole genome shotgun sequence genomic region, the following are encoded:
- the LOC126391239 gene encoding transforming growth factor beta-2 proprotein-like isoform X1: MNLCIVSLLLTLDLATVALSLSTCSTLDMDQFKKKRIEAIRGQILSKLKLSSPPEDFPDPEEVSRDIVAIYNSTRDLLQEKANERAATCERQRSEEEYYAKEVHKIDMQPFYPSESPKDTHMHKQDLYMHKVERCQSEGAALVRCPEWLGGLVPCSRAPRQCPGGELAPLQPPVHAPYLVRMGTRTGDPPVPNPSPYGLSYCRPFDIFSRFTFYDPI, translated from the exons ATGAACCTGTGCATCGTCAGTCTTCTCCTCACTCTGGATTTAGCCACCGTGGCACTCAGTTTGTCCACATGCAGCACGCTGGACATGGATCAGTTCAAAAAGAAGCGTATCGAGGCCATCCGAGGGCAGATCCTGAGCAAGCTGAAGCTTAGCAGCCCACCGGAGGACTTCCCCGATCCGGAGGAGGTGTCTCGGGACATTGTCGCCATTTACAACAGCACCCGCGACCTGCTGCAAGAGAAGGCGAACGAACGGGCGGCGACGTGTGAGCGGCAGCGGAGCGAGGAGGAGTATTACGCCAAGGAAGTGCATAAGATCGACATGCAGCCATTCTACCCCTCAGAaa GTCcgaaggacacacacatgcacaaacaggacctatacatgcacaaggtggagagatgtcagagtgagggggctgccttggtcaggtgccccgagtggttgggggggttggtgccttgctcaagggcacctcggcagtgcccaggaggtgaactggcacctctccagccaccagtccacgctccatatttggtccggatgggaactcgaacaggcgaccctccggttcccaacccaagtccctatggattgagctactgccgcccatttgatatattcagtagatttactttttacgaccctatttga
- the LOC126391239 gene encoding transforming growth factor beta-2 proprotein-like isoform X3 codes for MNLCIVSLLLTLDLATVALSLSTCSTLDMDQFKKKRIEAIRGQILSKLKLSSPPEDFPDPEEVSRDIVAIYNSTRDLLQEKANERAATCERQRSEEEYYAKEVHKIDMQPFYPSESVAAH; via the exons ATGAACCTGTGCATCGTCAGTCTTCTCCTCACTCTGGATTTAGCCACCGTGGCACTCAGTTTGTCCACATGCAGCACGCTGGACATGGATCAGTTCAAAAAGAAGCGTATCGAGGCCATCCGAGGGCAGATCCTGAGCAAGCTGAAGCTTAGCAGCCCACCGGAGGACTTCCCCGATCCGGAGGAGGTGTCTCGGGACATTGTCGCCATTTACAACAGCACCCGCGACCTGCTGCAAGAGAAGGCGAACGAACGGGCGGCGACGTGTGAGCGGCAGCGGAGCGAGGAGGAGTATTACGCCAAGGAAGTGCATAAGATCGACATGCAGCCATTCTACCCCTCAGAaa GTGTGGCTGCACACTAA
- the LOC126391239 gene encoding transforming growth factor beta-2 proprotein-like isoform X4 has product MNLCIVSLLLTLDLATVALSLSTCSTLDMDQFKKKRIEAIRGQILSKLKLSSPPEDFPDPEEVSRDIVAIYNSTRDLLQEKANERAATCERQRSEEEYYAKEVHKIDMQPFYPSESS; this is encoded by the exons ATGAACCTGTGCATCGTCAGTCTTCTCCTCACTCTGGATTTAGCCACCGTGGCACTCAGTTTGTCCACATGCAGCACGCTGGACATGGATCAGTTCAAAAAGAAGCGTATCGAGGCCATCCGAGGGCAGATCCTGAGCAAGCTGAAGCTTAGCAGCCCACCGGAGGACTTCCCCGATCCGGAGGAGGTGTCTCGGGACATTGTCGCCATTTACAACAGCACCCGCGACCTGCTGCAAGAGAAGGCGAACGAACGGGCGGCGACGTGTGAGCGGCAGCGGAGCGAGGAGGAGTATTACGCCAAGGAAGTGCATAAGATCGACATGCAGCCATTCTACCCCTCAGAaa GTTCCTGA